AAAAAGATCCTTTTGTAATCAAAGATGATTCAGAAATTTTAGAATAATTAATGAGGTATTTATGAGAACTTATGAAGATAATTGAAAGGCATTAGCAACTAATGGATGATGCGTCTTAATTTCCATATCTGTCTTTTTGATAGTCCTTTTGGTCGCAATTGCTATTGGGGCTAAAAGAGGATTTTATGCAGGTTTAATGTCTTTAGGATTTAACTTTTTAGGCTTTATCTTAGGTATAATTGTGGCTCCTCTTATTATTGAGCAATCAATTAGTACCAAACAGTCTAATTTAAATTTAATGAATAAACTTAAAACACTAAAACCGATGTTAGTTGGGGTCATAATTTTAGGTTTCACAGCAATTTTTGGTCTAATTGGTGAAATAGTATTTCTTTGTCTAAAAGCATTTTTCAAAAGACCAATTATTAAAAGAAAAAATAAGGGCGAAAGCGTAATATTCTACCGTTCAATGGGAGCTATCGCCTCAGGTTTAGCTTTATTACCAGGTGCAATTCTAATGACAAACTTAGTAGGTTTTGTTGATCAAAACTCTGCAATTAACAAAATCAATAACAAAGTTCTCAATTTTATTACAATTGACCAAGCAAAAGGAGTTAGTGAATATGCTCCAGGTTTAATGGCTTTAAGCAAACTTAAAAGAGATGACCAACTTAAAAAAGATGTTAATAAATTCTTCCAATCAATTTTTGATTTAAACAATTATGTTTTTCAAATGACTTCTAAAGGTACTAGCCTAAAAGCAACCGATGAGTCAATTAATGATCAAAATATAAAGACAGATAATTCGAATTTACGTCAAATTCATTTTGTTCCTCTTGCAAGTTGAAGTGATGAAGAAATCGAAAGATTGCCTAAAGTTATTGACTGATTAAATTATTGTTTCAACGATGAAGCTTCTTTTGATTTACTTAACAATAGTTACAATTATCCAACAGGCGAAACTATTAAATACTACTTTAAAGGTGTATATAGTAATGATCCTTCAAAAGCAACATGAAATACCAAAGTATTAAAATATGGCAATGTTTATTATTACAAAAAGATGAATTTTGGTGGACCAGATAGTTGGTCTCCTGCAACAACAACATATGCAGAATCACTAGAAAACAAATTTGATTTTAAAACAATGTTCTCATGAAATATTTTTAAATGATCTCAAACTTTAAGAACATTATCGAAAATAGATTTAGATTCTAAATTTGAAGTTAGTGACAGCAAAGTAGAAGACTTTACAAAAATCAAAAAAATAAAAAATAAAGATATTCAATTCAAATTAAATGTTGAAAATGAAGTTGTTAGAAATAAAATTAAATCGATTTTTTACAAATTGATTTCTCTTGAAAATGAGATATCAAACACAAAAATCGACGAATCAAAAGTATTAGGTTTCTCAACTGATTCAGCCAACAAAAATCAAATTAATGACAACACAATTAAAAGATTCCAATTGTATTTTGACAACTTACTTGATACAATTATGGGCTAATTTGGTAAATTACTTGCAAAAAGTTGCAAGTTTTTTATTTTTCATACAAAAATTGATGACTTTAATTGTTTAAATTTTTAAAAAATTTATACAAACGTAAAAATTTAAATTTATATTTAGTATTAACATTAAAAATAGTATTATTAATATATGCAAAAATATGACGAATCAAGTATACAACAATTAAAAGGCTTAGAAGCTGTTCGAAAACGTCCAGGGATGTACATTGGAAGTACAGATGTTAATGGACTTCATCACTTAATTTGAGAAATTGTCGATAACTCAATCGATGAGGCTTTAGCTGGTTATGCAAATGAAATTAGTGTAACTTTAACTAAAAATGGATCAGTCAAAGTCATGGATAATGGTCGTGGAATTCCAGTTGGTAAAACTCCTTCAGGTAAAAGTGCAGTTGAATTAGTTTTCACTGAACTTCATGCTGGTGGAAAATTTAATGAAGGAGCTTATAAAACTAGTGGTGGACTTCATGGTGTTGGGTCTTCAGTAGTTAATGCTTTAAGCACAAAATTAATTGTCACAGTTTACCGCGACAAAAAAATCTATGAAACAATTTTTGAAAATGGTGATAATATTGTCCAAAGAACACTCGAAGTTGGAAATACAAACAAACATGGTACCATGGTTGAATTTTGACCAAACTATGAAATTTTTAAACGCGCAAAATTTAGTTATGAAACTATTGCTGAACGTCTTAGAGAAAGTTGTTTTTTAATTGGTGGATTAAGAATTCACTTCAAAGATGAAATAAGTGATCGTGAAACAGAATTTATGTATGAAGATGGTCTCCATGCTTTTGTTGATTTCATTAATGATTCAAAAAATGCACTTGGGGACATCAAAACTTTTAAAGAAACAAAAAGAGATATTGAAGTCGAATGCGGCTTCCAATACACAGATAGTTATAATGAAACAGTTTTAAGTTTTGTTAATAATGTTAAGACCAAAGATGGTGGTACACATGAAATAGGACTTAAGTCTGCTTTAACTAAAACATTTAATGAATTTGCTTTAGAAGAAAAAGCTTTAAAAGGCAAAAACACTTTTGATGGTGATGACATTAGAGAGGGTCTAACTATTATTCTTTCAGTTAAGATTCCTGAAAAATTACTTGAATTTGTTAGTCAAACAAAAGAAAAGTTAGGAACACCAGAAGCTAAAGGCGTAGTTGAAGAAATAGTTTCTAAAAACTTTAAAATTTGAATTAATGAAAATAAACCATTAGCCAAAAAAATACTTGAAAAAATTAAGAGAGCTTCAGAATCTAGAGCCGCCGCAAGAAAAGCGAGAGCAGAAGCTAGAAGTACAAAAAATGCTTTAAAAGAAAAACAAATTTTAAGTGGTAAATTAACTCCAGCTCAAAGCAAAGTGCCTGCTGAAAAAGAATTATTCTTAGTCGAAGGTGACTCTGCTGGAGGTAGTGCAAAACTTGGACGTGATCGTAAATATCAAGCAATTTTACCTTTAAGAGGAAAAGTTATTAATACTGAAAAAGCTCGTCTTTTTGAGATTTTAAAAAATGAAGAAATTGGAACAATAATTAATACAATCGGCGCTGGTGTTGGTGACGAATTTGACCTTAAAAAAGCTCAATACGGAAAAGTTGTTATTATGACCGATGCCGATACTGATGGTGCTCATATTCAAATTTTATTACTTACTTTCTTCTTTAGACACATGCGCCAATTAGTTGAAAATGGAATGGTTTATATAGCTCTTCCACCTTTATTTAAATTAACTTCAACTAGAGGTAAAAAAGAAGTTTTATATGCTTGAGATGAAAATGAATTAAGAGAACTTTTACAGTTACCTAACTTTAAAAATGCTGAAGTACAACGTTATAAAGGACTTGGTGAAATGAATGCTGATCAATTGTGAGAAACCACAATGAATCCTATAACTAGAACTCTTGTACAAGTAAAAATAGAAGATGCTGCTTTAGCTGAACGTCGTGTTTCAACACTTATGGGTGACAATGTTGAACCACGTAAAGAATGAATTAACAAGAATGTTGAATTTAGTTTAGAAGATGATTTTGAAATATAGAAAGGAGCCATTATGAATAAAAATCAAGAAAACAAATTAAATGATTTATTAAGCAAGATTATTAAAGAAAATCTTGATACTATAATGGCTGACCGTTTTAGTCGTTATTCAAAATATATTATTCAACAACGTGCTTTACCTGATGTTAGAGATGGACTTAAACCTGTTCAAAGAAGAATTCTTTATTCTATGTATGAATTAGGTTTGCAATGAAATAAACCTTTTAAAAAATCTGCTCGTGTTGTTGGTGATGTTATTGGTAAATATCACCCACATGGTGATAGTTCAATTTATGAAGCTATGGTTCGTATGGCTCAAGATTGAAAAATGGGACATACACTTTTAGAAATGCATGGGAATGTTGGATCTATTGATGATGACCCTGCAGCTGCAATGCGTTATACTGAAGTTAGATTAGCTGCTTTAGCTGACTTAGTTATTGGTGACTTAAAGAAAAATACAGTTAAGTTTGCTCCTAACTTTGATGATAGTGAAAAAGAGCCAGTTGTTTTACCTTCACTTATTCCAAATTTATTATTAAATGGGGCTAAAGGTATAGCTTCAGGTTTTGCTACTGAAATGCCACCGCACAACTTAAATGAAATATTAGATGCCTCAATTGCAAAAATTAAAAACCCTGATATTCAGCTTTCAAAATTATTTAAATATGTAAAGGGACCCGATTTTCCAACAGGTGGTGTTGTCTATGGACAACAAGGAATTTATGAAGCTTTTGAAAGAGGAAGAGGAAGAATTACTCTTGTTTCAAGATATAGAACTTTTGAAGACAAAAAAAATAAATTTATCGAAATTAATGAAATTCCTTATGGTGTTATTAAATCAAAATTAGTTCATGATATTGATTTAATTATTGCTAAAGAAAGTGTTAGTGGTCTACTTGAAATTAAGGATCAATCAGACCGAAATGGAATTAGCATTCTTATCACTTTAGATAAAAAAGCCAATGAAGAAGTTATTTTAAATTACTTGCTTCAAAAAACTGAAATGCAAATTTACTATACCTATAATAATGTGGCTATTAAAAATAATTCACCACAAACTTTAGGTTTAAATGATTTATTAAATTGCTATCTTGATCACGTTCGTGATGTCAAAAGAAAAACACTCGAATTTGATTTAGTTAAATATAAAGCTAGATTAGAAATTGTTTTAGGTTTTCTTAAAGTTGCAGAAATTACTGATGAAGTAATCGCAGTTATTAGAAAAAGTGAAAACTCAAAAGCTGGTGTTATTCAAAACTTAATGAACCACTTTGGTTTTACCTTGAATCAAGCAACAGCTATTGCTGAATTAAGACTTTACAAACTTTCCAAAACTGATAAAGAAGCTTTCTTATTAGAAAAAGAAGAATTAGAAAAACAAATCAAACATGTCGAAATGTTACTAAATGATAAAGAAGCTTTTGATCAATACTTAATTGAAACATTGCAAGAAATTAAAAAACAATTTGGCCGTCCAAGAAGAACAACTATTACTGAAGAAGCATTTAAAGTAAGTTACAATGAAGCTGACTTAGTTAAAGAAGAAGAAACTTATATTGGAGTTACAAAACATGGCTACTTAAAAAGAATGAGCAACAAAGTTGTGAACTCAAATGACTTCTTAACTTATGGAATTAAAGAAGGCGACAAAATTATTTGTTTTGAAAAAAGCAACACAATTAACAATTTATTGCTTTTCACAAATTTAGGTAATTATGCAATGGTACCTATTTATAAAATAGAAGAAAGCAAATGAAAAGATTTTGGAGTTCACTTAAGTGACTTTGTTGAATTAGTTTCAGGTGAAGAATTAGTTGGCGCAATTAATGTCACTGACTTTAACATACAAAACTATGTTTGCTTATTTACTAAAGAAGCTCAAGGAAAAAGAGTTGTTTTAAAAGAATTTGAAGTTAGTCGTCCAAACAAAACTTTTACAGCTATGAAACTTAGAAAAGGTGATGAATTAGTTGGAGCTAAACTTTCAAATGGATATAAAGATGTTTTATTAATTACCAAACGTGGTATGGCTTCTTTATATACTGAAAATGATGTTCAAATTTATGGTACCAAATCAAATGGAACTAAGAGTTGTTATATGCCACCAATGGATTCAATTGTTGCTTTTGCAATGGTTGAAGCTCATGAAACTTTAGCAATGTTAGCTAATGAAACTTATGTTAAAAGAATTCATGTAAGCAACATCACTAAATCAGGCAAAAAGAATTTAGGTAAACCAATTTTTGCTCAACTTAAAACAAAACCTTATATTGTTACAGATGCCTATCCAATGACAGTTGATGATTACATTTTTGTAACAAATGATGAAAACCAAGTTTTACTCGAAAGAATTGTTGAATATCCTATTACTTCTATTAATGAAGGATTTTCAAAAATTAAGATCAATAATTCAGCTGCATTATCATTTAAAAAGAATGAAACTTCTTCATCTTCTAAACCTGTAGAAATCAAATTTGAACAACCAGCTCCTACTGAAGAAGCTAAGTTTGAAAAATCAGAAGAAACAATTGAAGTACTTTCAAAAAGAGTTGAAGAACTCTTGAAAAAATTTGGCAAATAATACTATAAAACAGTAGTTTTAGAAAAATTGAATAATTTTAAAATGGTTCTTTATGAATCATTTTTTGATTTTATTTTATAATTTTAAAAGAGAAAATTATGGAAAAAGAAATAAAAATTTTAGTAGTCAGTGATATTCACGGGAAAAAATCAATAGCTGACAAAATCTTAAAAAATGAGGACTATGATTATGCAATAAGTTGTGGCGATCATTTACTAGATAAAGACTATATGATAAGCAATTTTGATTATTGCGTTGATGGTAATAATGATATTTATTTTGACAAATATTGCTTAAACAAGCCTACTTTAGATTTCACTTTAGCTGATTATAAATTTCATGTTGAACATGGTCATATGATCGGAGATTATTGATCATTAAGAACACCAAATGTGTTATTTGATGAAACAAAAAATATAGATTGTGACTTTTTAATTTGTGGTCACTCTCATTTTCCTATTTATTATAAAGATGTTAAAACTCATAAAATTTTGTTAAACCCTGGCTCACCTTCATTGCCACGTTGAAATTCAAAACCAAGTTATGCAATAATTACTATCAAAAATGAAAAAAAATATGAAAATGTGGAAGTTATTTTCAAAGAAGTTAACGAAAAAAGTTAGTCTTTGGTAAAATTTGGGTGATATTTATTATATTTTACTTTTCTTACAATTATTACTAACGAAAGGAACAAATGAGTAACAAAAAAAATAAACCTCAATATTTATTTGCTATTGACCTTGATGGAACACTTTTAGCATCAAGTGCAACAGGTGAAGTTCATAATACAACAGCTGAAGCAATAGCAAGAGCCAAAAAAGAAGGCCACATTGTTTGTGCTTTAACTGGTAGACCATGAAGAAGTACAAAACCAATTTATAAAGCTTTAGGACTTGATACGGTTGTAGCTAACTACAATGGTGCACAAATTCACCACCCTGAAGATGAAAACTTTATTCCTTACATCAAATATTTAGACTTAAACGAAATGCTCTATATTTTAGGAGACCCTATAGTTAAAAATGAAATTAGCAATGTTGCTATTGAGGGACCTGGTTGAGTTCAACTTCAACATAGAGATCCTGATTTAGAAAGAGTTTTTGGATTCTCAAGCAGTGCTAAATTTATCGTTGGTTTAAATTTTGAAAAAATTCCTCTTAAACCAACTGGAATTATTTTTGATGTTAAAGAAACCACAGATGTTGAAGCATTAAGAAAATACTTAAGAGCTAAATATGGTGACTTAGGTGAATTCTCATACTGATCAAAAGGTGAAGGTTTAACTCCAGTTTTTGATATTACTAATGTTTCGGTTAATAAAGGTAGAGCACTTTCATTATTAGCTAGATACTATGGAATTGATTTAGAACACACTGTAGCATTTGGTGATGGTTTCAACGATGTGCCTATGTTTAAAGTTGCTAATATTTCTGTAGCTGTTGGTAATGCACCAGATGCAGTTAAAAAATATGCAACAATCAAATTAAAGAAAACAAACCGCCAGGGAGCAGTTGGTGAATACATCAATAAATTCCTTGATAATCCTGAAAAAGAAATAGAAAAAAGTAATAAAGTTATGGCTAAATTAATTAAACGTCGTGACGAAGAAGCAGATTTGGAAGACTAATTATGAAATTTCTTGAATACAATTTTTCTTTGGATATTAAAGACAAAAAACTCATTGGAGTTGACGAAGTAGGAGTGGGCGATTATTTTGGTCCACTTTGTTGTGCTGCAGTCTTTATTCCTCAAGATAAGATTCAAGAAGTTATTGATTTAGGTGTCAAAGATAGCAAAAAATTAAGTGATAAACAAATTAAAATGATGGCTTATAAACTTAAAAAAATTGTTAAGTATGCAATTCATCATTTAAGTCCAAAAGGTTACAATACATTAAATAAAACTTACAATGGAAATTTTTTAAAAATGTTTACACATTTAAGTGCAATTAGTTCACTTCAAGAAAAAATAGGCGCTGTAGATTATGTTTTTATTGATCAATATTCAACAAAAAGCAGTATTGAAAGATATTACACAGATTTAGTTAAGCTAAATAATTGAGCTGACTTTAATCAAATTCAAGGTGATATTTTACTTGCTTATAAAGCAGAAAGTATTAGCCTTGAAGTAGCTTGTGCATCTATTATTGCAAGAGATTATTTTTTATACTTTATGCAAAAAATGAATGAGCAATATAATTGCAAATTTCCCTTTGGAGCAGGCTCAAAAGTCAAAGAATTTGCTCGTGAATTCTTCAAAAATCATCCTGACAGTGAAACAAAAAATAATGTTTGTAAAAAGAATTTTAAAATGGATTTAGAAGATCAAAACACAACAACTATTAATTTGTTTGCAACAGATTTTGAAAATAAAAAATAATTAAATTCAACTTTTCTAAAGCAAAAAATAAAAAAATATTATAATTTTTATGCAAATTAGAGACGTGCGGATCTAATTATTTTTTTATTCTTTTTTATTGATTATATATTAATCGAAATTTAATTTTTCTTTTTAGTAAGCAATATTTATTGAGTAATTATTGAGTTAATTTGTTAAAAAAAATTGAAAAATTTAGCACTTTTATGTTGTGAGTGCTAAAAATGTGTTATTATTTATACATATACTAAAACGTATTTGAAAGGAAAATTATGGCAAAAGAAACTATTATTGGTATAGACTTAGGTACAACTAACTCAGCTGTAGCTATTGTTGATGGTGGTACACCAATCGTTCTTGAAAACTACAATGGTAAAAGAACAACTCCATCTGTTGTAAGTTTCAAAGATGGCGAAATTATTGTTGGTGAAAATGCCAAAAACCAAATCGAAACAAACCCAGATACTATTGCATCTGTAAAAAGATTCATGGGTACAAAAAAAATATTTAAAGCAAATGGAAAAGAATACAAACCAGAAGAAATTTCAGCTATTATTCTTGACCACTTAAGAAAATATGCAGAAGAAAAAGTTGGACACAAAATTGAAGCTGTTATTACAGTTCCTGCTTACTTTGACAATGCACAACGTGAAGCCACAAAAATCGCAGGTAAAATTGCAGGTTTAGACGTTCTTCGTATTATTAACGAACCTACTGCTGCTGCTTTAGCATTTGGACTTGATAAAACAAACAAAGAAATGAAAGTTCTTGTATTTGACCTTGGTGGTGGTACATTCGACGTTTCAATTCTTGAATTAGCTGATGGTACATTTGAAGTTCTTGCAACTTCAGGTGACAACAAACTTGGTGGTGATGACTGAGACCATGAAATTGTAGATTGATTAGTTGCTAAAATTAAAAACGATCACAAAATTGACATTCGTGAAAACAAAATGGCAATGGCTCGTCTAAAAGCTGCTGCTGAAAAAGCAAAAATTGACTTATCTTCATCATTAGTTGCTCACATTTCATTACCATTCCTTGTTTTATTAGACAATCATGAACCTATTAACGTTGAAGCTGAATTAAAACGTAGTGAATTCGAAAAAATGACTGCAAAACTTGTTGAACGTTGCCGTAGACCAATACAAGATGCTTTAAGTGAAGCTAAACTCAAGATTTCAGACTTAGATGAAATCTTACTTGTTGGTGGTTCAACACGTATTCCTGCTGTTCAAGCTCTTGTTGAAAAAATATTAAATAGAAAACCAAATAAATCAGTTAATCCTGATGAAGTTGTTGCAATGGGTGCTGCAATTCAAGGCGCTGTTCTTGCAGGTGACATTAACGACATTCTTTTAGTTGACGTTACACCTCTTACACTTGGTATTGAAACAGCTGGTGGTATCTCAACACCTCTTATTCCAAGAAACACACGTATTCCTATTACAAAGAGTGAAACATTTACAACATTTGAAAACAACCAAACAGATGTTACAATTAAAATTGTTCAAGGTGAAAGACCAGTTGCTTCAGAAAACAAATTATTAGGTCAATTTAACTTAACAGGTATTCGTCCAGCTCCTCGTGGAATTCCACAAATCGAAGTAAGTTTCAAAATTGATGCTAACGGTATAACAACAGTTTCTGCAAAAGATAAAGATACTCAAAAAGAACAAAGTATTACTATTAAAAACTCATCAAAACTTTCTGAAGAAGAAGTTGAAAGAATGATTAAAGAAGCTGAAGAAAACCGTGAAGCTGATGCAAAACGTGCTGCAGATATAGAAATTATTGTTCGTGCTGAAACAATGGTTGCTAAATTTGAAAGTGTTTTAGAAGAAAACAAAGACAAATTAACACAAGATCAAATTAATCAAGCTCAAGCTGAAATTGACAAAATCAATGGTTTTATCAAAGAAAAAGAATATGACCAACTTCGTTTAACAATCAAAGCTTTTGAAGAATTATTAGATTCAATGAGCAATGCAGACTCATCATCATTTAAAGAAGAAGATGCTGAATAGTTAATTTAAAAATAAAAAAGTGCCAAATGCTGGTACTTTTTTATTTTTCAATAACTAAAATAAAGCTTTTATTGAATAAAAGTATACTTTTAATATATAAAATAACCAAAAAAATGAACAAAATTAATTTTTTTAATTTTTTTATGCTTTTTTGCTAGCATTTTACTCTTTTAGAATAAAATAAGAATATGAAAAATTTAGCTAATGAAATAAGACCAAGAACTTTAGATGACATTGTCGGCCAAAAGCATGTTGTCTCTTTATTAAAAGAAATAGTTAAAAATAAAGCCTCAACAAGCTTTATATTTTTTGGTGAAAGTGGAACTGGAAAAAGCTCAGCAGCAGTTGCTCTTGCTAATGACTTAAAACTTAAATATGGTTATTTTAATGCAACAATCAACAATAAAGATGAATTGGTCAATACCATTCAAACAAATGACATCATTATTATTGATGAAATTCACAGATTAAATAAAGACAAACAAGACATCTTACTTTCTTATTTAGAATATGACAAAATAATTGTTTATGCAACTACAACTGAGAATCCTTATTTTAAAGTCAATCCAGCTTTAAGAAGCAGAATGCAAATCTTGCAATTTAATAAACTTAGTGAAGAAGAAATTTTATTTGGACTTAAAAAAATCATCAAAACTTATTATCCAAAATTTAAAATCAAAGATGACATACTAAAAGTATTAATCAAAAATTCAACTGGCGATTATCGATCTTGTATTAACAATTTGCAAATTTTAACTTTACTTAATAAAGACAAAGAAGTCACTGAAGAAAGCATAAAAACTTTAATTCCAAATGTCAACTTTTATAGTGATAAAGAATCAAATGCTCACTACAACAACCTATAAGCATTTCATAAATCATTAAGAGGAAGTGATGTTGATGCAGCACTTTATTATGGAGCTTTAATCTTAAAAACAGGCGACTACATGGGTCTTTTTAGAAGATTAACAGCAGCCACATATGAAGATGTAGGTTTAGCTGATCCAACATTACCAATGCGAGTAGAAGCTGCTTTTAATGCAGTGGAAAGATTAGGTTTTCCTGAAGCTTACTTACCTTTATATTACATAATAATTTCAGTAGCAATAGCTCCTAAAAGTAACACAGTTTATAAAGCAATTCAAAAAGTTGAACCTTTTATTGAGCAAGGTAACATTTATGAAATACCAAAACATTTAAGAGATGCACACTATAAATCAGCAAGCAAATTAGGAGATGGTCTTGATTATAAATATCCGCATGATTTTCCTAATCACTGGGTAAAACAGGAGTATTTGCCAAAAAGAATAGCAAGTAAAAAGTTTTTTGAACCAGATAATAATGATTCACCAAGCTTACTAAAATATTACAATTTTATAAAAAACATTAAAGGAGATAAATAACATGAATGATATTAAATGAGAAGAAATCAAAACATTTGAAGATTTAAAATTAGCTAAAAGCAAAGTATATTCAAAGGACTCTGAAATAGTTCAATTACAAACAAAAATTAGAACAGCTTCGCCTGAAGAGAAAAAAGAAATAGGTCAAAAAATTGCAACTTTAAGAAACTTTTATGAAGAAAAATTCAAAGAAATTGAATTTAAAATTGAAGCCGATAAAATCAAAAAAATAATTGAAAGCCAATATGTTGATGTAAC
The Mycoplasmopsis fermentans PG18 DNA segment above includes these coding regions:
- a CDS encoding DNA topoisomerase IV subunit A, with product MNKNQENKLNDLLSKIIKENLDTIMADRFSRYSKYIIQQRALPDVRDGLKPVQRRILYSMYELGLQWNKPFKKSARVVGDVIGKYHPHGDSSIYEAMVRMAQDWKMGHTLLEMHGNVGSIDDDPAAAMRYTEVRLAALADLVIGDLKKNTVKFAPNFDDSEKEPVVLPSLIPNLLLNGAKGIASGFATEMPPHNLNEILDASIAKIKNPDIQLSKLFKYVKGPDFPTGGVVYGQQGIYEAFERGRGRITLVSRYRTFEDKKNKFIEINEIPYGVIKSKLVHDIDLIIAKESVSGLLEIKDQSDRNGISILITLDKKANEEVILNYLLQKTEMQIYYTYNNVAIKNNSPQTLGLNDLLNCYLDHVRDVKRKTLEFDLVKYKARLEIVLGFLKVAEITDEVIAVIRKSENSKAGVIQNLMNHFGFTLNQATAIAELRLYKLSKTDKEAFLLEKEELEKQIKHVEMLLNDKEAFDQYLIETLQEIKKQFGRPRRTTITEEAFKVSYNEADLVKEEETYIGVTKHGYLKRMSNKVVNSNDFLTYGIKEGDKIICFEKSNTINNLLLFTNLGNYAMVPIYKIEESKWKDFGVHLSDFVELVSGEELVGAINVTDFNIQNYVCLFTKEAQGKRVVLKEFEVSRPNKTFTAMKLRKGDELVGAKLSNGYKDVLLITKRGMASLYTENDVQIYGTKSNGTKSCYMPPMDSIVAFAMVEAHETLAMLANETYVKRIHVSNITKSGKKNLGKPIFAQLKTKPYIVTDAYPMTVDDYIFVTNDENQVLLERIVEYPITSINEGFSKIKINNSAALSFKKNETSSSSKPVEIKFEQPAPTEEAKFEKSEETIEVLSKRVEELLKKFGK
- the parE gene encoding DNA topoisomerase IV subunit B; translation: MQKYDESSIQQLKGLEAVRKRPGMYIGSTDVNGLHHLIWEIVDNSIDEALAGYANEISVTLTKNGSVKVMDNGRGIPVGKTPSGKSAVELVFTELHAGGKFNEGAYKTSGGLHGVGSSVVNALSTKLIVTVYRDKKIYETIFENGDNIVQRTLEVGNTNKHGTMVEFWPNYEIFKRAKFSYETIAERLRESCFLIGGLRIHFKDEISDRETEFMYEDGLHAFVDFINDSKNALGDIKTFKETKRDIEVECGFQYTDSYNETVLSFVNNVKTKDGGTHEIGLKSALTKTFNEFALEEKALKGKNTFDGDDIREGLTIILSVKIPEKLLEFVSQTKEKLGTPEAKGVVEEIVSKNFKIWINENKPLAKKILEKIKRASESRAAARKARAEARSTKNALKEKQILSGKLTPAQSKVPAEKELFLVEGDSAGGSAKLGRDRKYQAILPLRGKVINTEKARLFEILKNEEIGTIINTIGAGVGDEFDLKKAQYGKVVIMTDADTDGAHIQILLLTFFFRHMRQLVENGMVYIALPPLFKLTSTRGKKEVLYAWDENELRELLQLPNFKNAEVQRYKGLGEMNADQLWETTMNPITRTLVQVKIEDAALAERRVSTLMGDNVEPRKEWINKNVEFSLEDDFEI
- a CDS encoding Cof-type HAD-IIB family hydrolase; the encoded protein is MSNKKNKPQYLFAIDLDGTLLASSATGEVHNTTAEAIARAKKEGHIVCALTGRPWRSTKPIYKALGLDTVVANYNGAQIHHPEDENFIPYIKYLDLNEMLYILGDPIVKNEISNVAIEGPGWVQLQHRDPDLERVFGFSSSAKFIVGLNFEKIPLKPTGIIFDVKETTDVEALRKYLRAKYGDLGEFSYWSKGEGLTPVFDITNVSVNKGRALSLLARYYGIDLEHTVAFGDGFNDVPMFKVANISVAVGNAPDAVKKYATIKLKKTNRQGAVGEYINKFLDNPEKEIEKSNKVMAKLIKRRDEEADLED
- the dnaK gene encoding molecular chaperone DnaK, encoding MAKETIIGIDLGTTNSAVAIVDGGTPIVLENYNGKRTTPSVVSFKDGEIIVGENAKNQIETNPDTIASVKRFMGTKKIFKANGKEYKPEEISAIILDHLRKYAEEKVGHKIEAVITVPAYFDNAQREATKIAGKIAGLDVLRIINEPTAAALAFGLDKTNKEMKVLVFDLGGGTFDVSILELADGTFEVLATSGDNKLGGDDWDHEIVDWLVAKIKNDHKIDIRENKMAMARLKAAAEKAKIDLSSSLVAHISLPFLVLLDNHEPINVEAELKRSEFEKMTAKLVERCRRPIQDALSEAKLKISDLDEILLVGGSTRIPAVQALVEKILNRKPNKSVNPDEVVAMGAAIQGAVLAGDINDILLVDVTPLTLGIETAGGISTPLIPRNTRIPITKSETFTTFENNQTDVTIKIVQGERPVASENKLLGQFNLTGIRPAPRGIPQIEVSFKIDANGITTVSAKDKDTQKEQSITIKNSSKLSEEEVERMIKEAEENREADAKRAADIEIIVRAETMVAKFESVLEENKDKLTQDQINQAQAEIDKINGFIKEKEYDQLRLTIKAFEELLDSMSNADSSSFKEEDAE
- a CDS encoding ribonuclease HIII, translated to MKFLEYNFSLDIKDKKLIGVDEVGVGDYFGPLCCAAVFIPQDKIQEVIDLGVKDSKKLSDKQIKMMAYKLKKIVKYAIHHLSPKGYNTLNKTYNGNFLKMFTHLSAISSLQEKIGAVDYVFIDQYSTKSSIERYYTDLVKLNNWADFNQIQGDILLAYKAESISLEVACASIIARDYFLYFMQKMNEQYNCKFPFGAGSKVKEFAREFFKNHPDSETKNNVCKKNFKMDLEDQNTTTINLFATDFENKK
- a CDS encoding metallophosphoesterase family protein, whose protein sequence is MEKEIKILVVSDIHGKKSIADKILKNEDYDYAISCGDHLLDKDYMISNFDYCVDGNNDIYFDKYCLNKPTLDFTLADYKFHVEHGHMIGDYWSLRTPNVLFDETKNIDCDFLICGHSHFPIYYKDVKTHKILLNPGSPSLPRWNSKPSYAIITIKNEKKYENVEVIFKEVNEKS